The following proteins are co-located in the Osmia bicornis bicornis unplaced genomic scaffold, iOsmBic2.1, whole genome shotgun sequence genome:
- the LOC123988815 gene encoding uncharacterized protein LOC123988815, whose translation MELVPLQSITAEKVAKAFYESWITRFGVPYQVITDRGVQFTSELFRSLTTICGIKLQHTTAYHPQSNGKVERLHRTLKAAIRSHGTKTWTDSIPTILLGLRTALKEDSDYSISQMVYGTTIKLPGEFFVKSKMSISPETFISRLQSQMEAVRPCTARYRTNLKIFVHKDLKTCSHVFVRTDRVKKPLEPAYEGPFKVQSRNEKYFRVQIQGKSARISIDRLKPAYMLISNDQDRIVPESADGTLPKKEVPVEKPRVSRTGRLIKRPVRFNSNVEYSYN comes from the coding sequence ATGGAGCTGGTACCACTGCAAAGTATTACAGCCGAAAAAGTCGCTAAGGCGTTTTACGAGAGCTGGATCACCCGATTTGGGGTTCCCTATCAGGTCATTACAGACCGGGGAGTACAATTTACATCGGAGCTTTTTCGGTCACTAACAACTATATGCGGAATTAAACTACAGCATACGACGGCCTACCACCCACAAAGTAACGGAAAAGTTGAGCGGCTCCATCGGACGCTGAAAGCAGCGATTCGATCACATGGTACTAAAACATGGACGGACTCAATACCAACAATTCTCTTAGGGCTGCGAACAGCATTAAAAGAAGACTCGGATTACTCCATATCACAAATGGTTTACGGGACAACAATCAAACTACCAGGTGAATTTTTTGTCAAGTCAAAAATGTCAATATCACCGGAAACCTTTATTAGTAGGCTACAGAGTCAGATGGAAGCGGTAAGACCATGCACTGCTAGATACAGAACAAATTTGAAGATATTTGTGCATAAAGACCTGAAGACATGTTCGCACGTATTTGTAAGGACAGATAGAGTGAAGAAACCACTCGAACCTGCTTACGAGGGACCATTTAAAGTGCAAAGTAGGAATGAGAAATATTTCCGGGTACAAATACAAGGAAAATCGGCACGCATTTCCATTGATAGATTGAAGCCAGCCTATATGTTAATATCAAACGACCAGGACCGAATTGTACCGGAATCAGCCGACGGAACGTTGCCAAAGAAAGAGGTACCAGTGGAGAAGCCACGAGTATCTCGAACAGGAAGACTGATCAAACGTCCAGTGCGTTTTAATAGTAATGTAGAATATTCGTATAATTAA